A segment of the Sporocytophaga myxococcoides genome:
TAGAATTATCTATCAGTATTAACATTCAAGCATGAATTGAGAAAATTTTACTGTAACAACAAGGCTGAAATTAAATTATAGTTAATATTTTTAGTTTAATAGTTGCTATCTGTTTATTATCAGTTTTTTATATGTTCTTTAAGTGTTGTGTAAAATATTATATTAATTCTTGTGTGTTTAATTTGTTTGTTTGTCGATAATTTTTCTATGTTTGTATTATTGTTAAATTTTTAAACCCAAGCTTTTATGAAAAACATTAAAAAATTATTTAGCGTCCTAAGTTTAGCAACAATTTGTTTAGCTGATGCAAATGCTCAGCAATTTTCAGGTCCGAGTGATCTAACGTCTGATATTGAGAGAAGTGGATTGGTAAAAATTAATGGAGGATATGGAGATAAGCTGTTTGTAAGTGGAGGAGGTCCTGGTGGAGGAGGATACTTATATCTTTCAGAGTCTGGCTTGAGATTAAATTCATTTGGAAGTAGGTTGAGGTTAGGTTTTCATGATTCAGGAGTTTCAGGATTTTCGGGTTCTATGATAGTTTCTGAAGAAACTGCAGGAAATACAAGTTCAAGTTTAGCAAATAATCTTGGAATTTTTGCAGGTACTGGGAGAACTTTGGTTTTGGGGGCAAATAAAACTAAACAAATGGAGTTTAGTAGTGCTGGTGATATAACCATTGCATCAGGTACTTTAAGAATTGGTACTTTAAAAACTAATTCGGTTAACAACTTTCCAACTGGATACAGACTTTATGTAGAAGATGGTATTCTTACCGAAAAATTAAAGGTTGGCCTTAAGACTACTTCAGACTGGTCTGACTATGTATTTGCCAGTGATTACAAATTACTATCATTGTCAGAAGTCGAAAGATTTATCAAAGCTAATAAACATTTACCTGATGTTCCTTCTGCTGAAGAGGTTGTTAGAACAGGCATAGACGTGGCACAAATGGATGCTAAACTTCTTCAGAAAATAGAGGAACTAACACTATATGTAATCGAGCAACAAAAGCAAATTGAAGAGTTGAAAGCAATGATGAAGAAATAGTTCAGAGGTTTAATTTTTTATTAATAAAACAATTTTAAACCTATGAAACCTATGAATTTATATAAACTTTTAGCAATAGGTATGCTCCTGGTCCTTGGAGTAATATCAAATGCCAAAGCTCAGGGTATAACCTTAAGTATGACTCCCACTAGTGGCTGTGATAGTTATAGTTCGGGAGTTACTGTAACTGCAACTGCAACTTCGCTTTCTTCTGGTGTTACTGGAGTATATTGGTCAATTAATGATTGGGGAGTAACATTTTGTGCCGGATTTTCAGGTTGTCATCAGGATAGAAAGTCCTATACTTTTACATTTAAGCAGAGCGGCATTTATACATTCAAATGTATTTATGGAGGAAATGTTTACACTTCAGATCCTATAGACGTTTCTGTTTACTCGAATAACCTTGAAGTTTGTGATAATAATTTTCAACATTTTGTTTGGAATGAAGTATCATCTACCTGGTGGAGTGGGAACTACATAACAACCTGTAGTACTGGAGTACAAGTTCAAGGAGTAGAAACCGATCCCGATTTGCATACGCAACTTTATTTAAAAGCCAATAATTCAGTTACGCTTTCCCCCGGATTTGTTGCAGAAAGAGGAACAATTGTAGAAGCCAGAATAGCTTCCAATTGTTCAGCAAATACACCTTGGTCAACAACATACTCCAGTTTGAGAAATGGGATTGTAGATATAGAAAACACAGGGAGTACATCTATATACCCGAATCCAACATCTGGAAATTTTGCGTTGAATCTGAATTATTCAACACTAAAAAGCGTGGATGTGGTGGTATCTGATTTAACTGGTAATATTGTTTATAACAACAAAGTTGGTTATGTCGATTCTGCTAATCTAAATATAGACCTTTCTAACAAGGAGCCAGGTTTATATCTGGTAAAAATTATATCCGATTCTAAAACAGAAGTTAAAAAGGTAGTTGTCTCCAGATAATTTGATAATTGTTTAATCAGAATAATCTGTTGAAGTTTTAAAGGCTAAATCTTATGATTTAGCCTTTAATTTTAATTGGTTCCAGCCTTTATAAGGCTGGTTTTGATGCGAAATTTTTTAAATATTTTTAATTAATCCAACTACTATTTTAAGCTATGAAAATAATTAAGGTATTAATGATAATTATATTGCTTTGCCAATACGGCCAGGCAATTAAAGCTCAGGATATCATGGTTGTGATAAATCCTACAAGTGGATGTAAGGAAGGAGGATTTGTTAATGCAACTATAACTGCTAATTTCGTTCCTTCTGGACACTATTGTAGTTGGGCTATAAATTTAACTGGATTTTCATTGCCATTTCACGATAGAACATTCTCACATTCCTTAACTACAGGGGTTTATTTATTTAGATGTAAATATGGTAGCAATATTTATTCTTCATCTCTTATCAATGTTACAACTTATGGAACTATTGAGGAAATTTGTGGGGAATATAAGCAATGGCCTTATTGGGTTGCGGGAAATTATATTACAACTTGTGAAGATGGTGCAGTGATTATTGAAGACGATGAGCCTGGGGAACTATATCTGAAAGCCAGTAATGCAATAACTCTTCTCCCTGGATTTACTGCTAATACCGGGACAATCGTGGAGGCTAGAATAGCTCCGGTTTGTTCTCCAAATACTGAATCTAATGTTTTTTCTAATCTAAGAGAAAGTGTACTAAACTCTTACATAAATGAAACCTTCAATACTTCAATTTACCCCAATCCAAGTTCCGGCGATTTTATGTTAGACTTGAATTTTCCGGAATCAAGAAATGTAGATATTGAAGTTTCAGATGTGACAGGTAAAGAAGTTTATAAAAACAAACTTGGTTTTATCGACATGGCCAGTTTGAATATTGATCTTTCCAGAGAAAAGCCGGGTTTGTATCTTTTGAAAATAATCTCAGATTCAAATACTGAATTTCAAAAGATTGTTATTTCCAGATAAGAGGTAAATTTCCGACCTGAAAAGTTTATAAAGGCTAAACCATCCGGTTTAGTCTTTTTTTATTTAATTTGCGCAAAATTTTGACTGATGGTATTACCTTATAAGGATGACGTAAGCAAAGGCAAAAAGGAACAGGTTTCTCAGATGTTCGATAATATTGCGCCTAAATATGATCTGCTAAACAGGGTTTTAAGTGCAGGGATCGACATCAGATGGAGAAAAAAGGCGATCAGTAAATTAAAAGCCAACAATCCTCAATTGATCCTGGATATCGCGACTGGAACTGGTGACCTGGCTATTGAAGCTTTGAGTATCAATCCTGAAAGAATCATCGGTATAGATATTTCAGAAGGAATGCTTGCCATTGGCAGAGAAAAAATTTCAAAACTTGGTCTTGGCGGTAAAATAATTCTTCAACAAGGCGATTCTGAAAATATTATATTTCCGGACAATTATTTTGATGCTGTTACCGTTGCCTTTGGAGTAAGGAACTTCGAACATCTGGAAAAAGGACTTAGTGAGATTTTCAGAGTGCTGAAACCAGGTGGTGAAGTAATGATACTTGAATTTTCTCAGCCGGAGAAATTTCCGTTTAAACAATTGTATTCTTTTTATAGTAAACAAATTCTTCCTCTCATCGGAAGACTGGTATCAAGAGACAAAGCTGCGTATACATATCTTCCTGAATCAGTTAAAAAGTTTCCTTACGGAAAAGAGTTTGTCAGTATTTTAAACAGAATTGGATTTAAATCAGCAACATGTCAATCTTTAAGTTTAGGAATAGCCTCCATTTACGTGGCAAAAAAACAATAGCTCTATTTTTTTGTTTATTCACCCTGAGCAAGTCATTCGGTCAATATACGGCAAATACAAACCTGCCATTTTATGACGATAAGCTTTTGCACTACGGATTTTTCCTTGCTGCAGGAATGACAAAGTTTAATGTGGTACATTCCGACTATTATTTTCAGCTGGATTCCATCAGACAAGCTGCTCCGGGAAATAACGGAGCCTTGACAATCGGATTTATTGTAAATTTAAAGTTGCATGACCACTGGGATTTAAGGCTTTTGCCAAACTTTTCTTTGTATACAAGAAACGTCGTATATCAATTCCAGAACAAGTATAAGTCAGATCAGATTACTGAATCGTCTTATATTAACTTACCACTTCTTGTGAAATTTAAGTCACAAAGAAGAAAAAATGCCAGAATGTACATACTTGGAGGAATAAATCCAGGTATAGAGGCAGGGGCAAAGAAAAAAGAAAAAAAAGAAACAGATCTTAGGGTTCAAAATACGGATTTGAGAATAGACTATGGATTTGGTTTTGATATTTATTATCCACTGTTTAAATTTTCACCAGAACTTAGGTTTTCACACGGTGTTAAAAACATGCTGATCAATGACGATAACATTTACAGTAAAAGTTTAAAAAAAGTATTTACTCATACGGTTACTTTATATCTGAATTTTGAATAAAAGGCGATAAATATTTCTTGAAATTATTCTATTTTTGAGGTTATAGCCTTGAAAATTAGATACTTTATTAAATCTGTAATTATTTTTATTTTTATTTAAAATATTGGCGAAAATATTATTATAAACTATTGTTATTGTCAGGCATTTATTATTACATTTGCATAGTTTGATAATAAAAAATTAAACTTAATCTAAAAAAAATTCAATAAAACTTAATTCTATGAAAAAACAATTACTTTCTGGTTTAATGGTTTTAGCAACAACTTTTAGCTTTGCTCAAACTATAGTTTATTATGATGGAACTGATAATTTTTTGAACAGCCCGGTTACTGATGCAGGTAATGTTTTTGATAATCTAGTTGCTACAGAGCCTACAGACGGCCCGACTGGTGCTTATTTACACTTGGTTGGACCATCTACTGAGGGCGGTTATTATGTTGGAGGATTTGTAAATGCACATTATCTTGAAGATGGTTCTAAGGCTCAAATCCTACCATTAGAAGCTAATGCTGATCTAAGCAAAATTAACCTTTCTTTTGATGCATTTACGAATGGCACTACTACTAAAGTCAAATTTCAATTCCAAGGAACTCCTAATAACTTCGGATACGAGTGGGATTTAACTGCAGAAGGTGCTAAAGCTGGATGGAAAACAATTACATTGCCTTTATCTGAACTTCAACAAATTATTGGTAATGACCCTACAGGAGACGCTCCTACTGTTGAAGATGTAAATTCATTCAGTGAGTTCCAAATTATCGTTGTTTGTACTAACAATTCTGGAGTTTGCGATGCTGAAGCAAATATAGATAACATCAAAGTTTCAGGTCCTGGAGTTATCGCTTCAATCTTAAATAACGCTAGAGTTTCTACAATTTCTCTTGCTCCTAACCCTGCTTCTGACTTCACTACTTTGAATTACAATGCAACTGCAGAAACTGTAGTGAACGTTGCTGATCTTAAAGGAACAGTTGTTAAAACTGTAAAAGGTTCTACAACTTCTGCAACTATCAACACTTCTGATCTGACTTCAGGTCTTTATGTTGTAACTGTAAATGTTGATGGAGTTCCTTCAGCAGTTGAGAAACTTGTTGTTAAGTAATTAACTAAAGTCAATAATAAAAAAGGGTTGCTTTTAGCAACCCTTTTTTGTTTATATAATAACAAAGACAGGAAAGTTTGTAAAAAGCATTATTTTAGTTGATTCAGCACCTGCTCATTGATCTCATGTTTCCCATTAAAAATAATCACTTTTAAATTCCTAAACTTAGAGCCAAGCAATTCTATTTCTTCTAAATGCTCTTCTTTTAACAACGGATCTCTCTTCCCATAAACGATATATACTTCCTTTTCCTGAAAGGTTTCCATACTAAACTGAAAGTCTGTATTCAGATCAGGAGGGAAAATGCCGGCCCATAGTACAAGTTTATCAAAGTTCTTTTTTTTACTCACTGCCCATCGGCATACCGTTGCTACTCCTTGTGAAAAACCCAGTATGTTGAGTTTAAACTGTTCTTCAGGATAACCATGAGTTAATTCTTTATGAAGCTTTTCAAGATATTCCACATAATCTTCAATATCGCTTTCCCGTTCTTCTTTTGTCATCCAGGTTGCGCCCACTCTTCCGCTAAAACCTTCAAGATAAAATCTGGACAGGGCTTCCGGGGCTATTATGAAAGTACTGCCATCTTCTAATACTTTAAATTTATCAATAAAATAGGGAGCAAGCTGGCCATAGCCATGGCAAACTATCCAAATATTTCTGGTTTGCTGATTCATCTCTCCAAGCGTGCAATACCTTGCAGTTTTTTCAACTTTAAGAAAATGTGTTTTCATAGAATTGCTTAACTGTCCAAACATAAAAATTTATTTTCTATTTTTAGAGCATACTCGTATATCAGAAACAAAGGAAATCGGTCATATGAAAAAAATACTGGTGTTAGGAGCAGGAAGGTCGTCGGCAGCATTAATTGCTTATCTTTTAAAAGCTTGCGCAACAAATGGCTGGAAGCTTACAGTGGCAGATGCTGAAGAAAAACTGATCAATGGAAAATTAAAGAGTCATCCTTCTGGTATCCCTTTGATTTTTGATATCAATAACGATACTCAGAGAAAAAGAGAGATAGGAAATCATCATCTTGTTATATCTCTGCTTCCTCCGCATTTACATATTATTGCTGCCAAAGAATGTTTGGATTTGTCGGTCCCTTTTATGACTGCTTCTTATGTTTCACCGGAAATACAGGCACTTGATAAAGATGCAAAGGAAAAAGGTTTGTTAATACTGATGGAAAGTGGTCTTGATCCAGGCATTGATCATATGTCTGCAATGGAAGAGATCGATAAAATCAAAGCAGAAGGCGGATCGCTTACCAGTTTCAAGTCCTATACAGGCGGACTCGTTGCTCCTGAATCTGATACGAATCCGTGGCATTATAAAATAAGCTGGAACCCGCGCAATGTAGTGCTTGCTGGACAAGGCACTGTCAAATATCTGGAAAACGGAATTTATAAATATGTTCCTTACCACCGTCTTTTTTCAAGAATTGAAAATGTTGCTGTGGATGATGCAGGAAGATTTGAGGGGTATCTCAACAGAGATTCCTTAAAATACATTGATCTCTATGGATTGAACGGGATAGATACTTTTATCAGAGGCACACTCAGAGGGGAAGGATATTGTAAGGCGTGGGACTGCCTTGTTCAGCTTGGTCTTACAGATGATTCATATACAATAGATCTGCCGCTGGATGCTTCCTTTGTAAATCTTTTAGATGCCTATTTGCCGGCAGGAACAGGTAGTATATCAGAGAGAACATGTAAATATCTGGGAATATCTCCTCAAAGTAATGAGATCAAACTAATGCAATGGCTTGGTTTATTTGATTCAGCTAATAAAATTAAAAATTTAAATTCCACACCTGCTCAGCATTTGCAGAGCCTGCTTGAAGAAAAGTGGAAGTTGGAAGTAAATGATAAAGACAGAATCGTTATGATTCATAATTTTGAATATAATATAGGAAATAAATTATTCAGCAAAACATCCTCATTAGTTGTAAACGGAGACGACCAGATGAATACTGCTATGGCCAAAACGGTAGGTCTGCCTCTTGGGATTGCAGCTAAGCTTTTGCTGGAAGGGAAAATCAAACTTACTGGTGTTCACGTGCCAATCAGCAGGGAACTATATTATCCTATCCTTCGGGAATTAGAGCAGGAAGGAATTATCTTTAAGATGAAAAATCAATAA
Coding sequences within it:
- a CDS encoding T9SS type A sorting domain-containing protein — its product is MNLYKLLAIGMLLVLGVISNAKAQGITLSMTPTSGCDSYSSGVTVTATATSLSSGVTGVYWSINDWGVTFCAGFSGCHQDRKSYTFTFKQSGIYTFKCIYGGNVYTSDPIDVSVYSNNLEVCDNNFQHFVWNEVSSTWWSGNYITTCSTGVQVQGVETDPDLHTQLYLKANNSVTLSPGFVAERGTIVEARIASNCSANTPWSTTYSSLRNGIVDIENTGSTSIYPNPTSGNFALNLNYSTLKSVDVVVSDLTGNIVYNNKVGYVDSANLNIDLSNKEPGLYLVKIISDSKTEVKKVVVSR
- a CDS encoding T9SS type A sorting domain-containing protein, giving the protein MKIIKVLMIIILLCQYGQAIKAQDIMVVINPTSGCKEGGFVNATITANFVPSGHYCSWAINLTGFSLPFHDRTFSHSLTTGVYLFRCKYGSNIYSSSLINVTTYGTIEEICGEYKQWPYWVAGNYITTCEDGAVIIEDDEPGELYLKASNAITLLPGFTANTGTIVEARIAPVCSPNTESNVFSNLRESVLNSYINETFNTSIYPNPSSGDFMLDLNFPESRNVDIEVSDVTGKEVYKNKLGFIDMASLNIDLSREKPGLYLLKIISDSNTEFQKIVISR
- the ubiE gene encoding bifunctional demethylmenaquinone methyltransferase/2-methoxy-6-polyprenyl-1,4-benzoquinol methylase UbiE, with translation MMVLPYKDDVSKGKKEQVSQMFDNIAPKYDLLNRVLSAGIDIRWRKKAISKLKANNPQLILDIATGTGDLAIEALSINPERIIGIDISEGMLAIGREKISKLGLGGKIILQQGDSENIIFPDNYFDAVTVAFGVRNFEHLEKGLSEIFRVLKPGGEVMILEFSQPEKFPFKQLYSFYSKQILPLIGRLVSRDKAAYTYLPESVKKFPYGKEFVSILNRIGFKSATCQSLSLGIASIYVAKKQ
- the porT gene encoding type IX secretion/gliding motility protein PorT/SprT yields the protein MSIFKFRNSLHLRGKKTIALFFCLFTLSKSFGQYTANTNLPFYDDKLLHYGFFLAAGMTKFNVVHSDYYFQLDSIRQAAPGNNGALTIGFIVNLKLHDHWDLRLLPNFSLYTRNVVYQFQNKYKSDQITESSYINLPLLVKFKSQRRKNARMYILGGINPGIEAGAKKKEKKETDLRVQNTDLRIDYGFGFDIYYPLFKFSPELRFSHGVKNMLINDDNIYSKSLKKVFTHTVTLYLNFE
- a CDS encoding glycan-binding surface protein yields the protein MKKQLLSGLMVLATTFSFAQTIVYYDGTDNFLNSPVTDAGNVFDNLVATEPTDGPTGAYLHLVGPSTEGGYYVGGFVNAHYLEDGSKAQILPLEANADLSKINLSFDAFTNGTTTKVKFQFQGTPNNFGYEWDLTAEGAKAGWKTITLPLSELQQIIGNDPTGDAPTVEDVNSFSEFQIIVVCTNNSGVCDAEANIDNIKVSGPGVIASILNNARVSTISLAPNPASDFTTLNYNATAETVVNVADLKGTVVKTVKGSTTSATINTSDLTSGLYVVTVNVDGVPSAVEKLVVK
- a CDS encoding alpha/beta hydrolase, which produces MKTHFLKVEKTARYCTLGEMNQQTRNIWIVCHGYGQLAPYFIDKFKVLEDGSTFIIAPEALSRFYLEGFSGRVGATWMTKEERESDIEDYVEYLEKLHKELTHGYPEEQFKLNILGFSQGVATVCRWAVSKKKNFDKLVLWAGIFPPDLNTDFQFSMETFQEKEVYIVYGKRDPLLKEEHLEEIELLGSKFRNLKVIIFNGKHEINEQVLNQLK
- a CDS encoding saccharopine dehydrogenase family protein; amino-acid sequence: MKKILVLGAGRSSAALIAYLLKACATNGWKLTVADAEEKLINGKLKSHPSGIPLIFDINNDTQRKREIGNHHLVISLLPPHLHIIAAKECLDLSVPFMTASYVSPEIQALDKDAKEKGLLILMESGLDPGIDHMSAMEEIDKIKAEGGSLTSFKSYTGGLVAPESDTNPWHYKISWNPRNVVLAGQGTVKYLENGIYKYVPYHRLFSRIENVAVDDAGRFEGYLNRDSLKYIDLYGLNGIDTFIRGTLRGEGYCKAWDCLVQLGLTDDSYTIDLPLDASFVNLLDAYLPAGTGSISERTCKYLGISPQSNEIKLMQWLGLFDSANKIKNLNSTPAQHLQSLLEEKWKLEVNDKDRIVMIHNFEYNIGNKLFSKTSSLVVNGDDQMNTAMAKTVGLPLGIAAKLLLEGKIKLTGVHVPISRELYYPILRELEQEGIIFKMKNQ